The following proteins are encoded in a genomic region of Cercospora beticola chromosome 8, complete sequence:
- a CDS encoding uncharacterized protein (CAZy:CE12), translated as MHPRKLCSCLLAATSALAAKIYLAGDSTTATIAGADGTQGWGTYLKDRVSLEVVNNAIGGRSTRSFTREGRFTAMANNVAKGDFVVIEFGHNDGGGLSTDNGRSVCGVVNNDYSTTCQTTYNGVQETVQTYYTYLVNAAKVFQSKGAIVIIASPTTRNVWEGGNYAYTPSRFVGYAKDAAAAVGATFVDHQIYVAELYRKAGSDTVNSYYPNDALHTSPAGAQVVARAFVLALDATSSALKQYITRR; from the exons ATGCATCCACGCAAGCTGTGTTCATGCCTCCTGGCAGCCACCAGCGCTCTCGCCGCCAAGATATATCTGGCCGGAGATTCCACAACGGCGACAATAGCTGGCGCTGACGGAACTCAAGGATGGGGAACTTACTTGAAAGATCGCGTGAGTCTGGAGGTCGTCAACAATGCCATCGGTGGACGTTCCACCAGAAGTTTCACCCGCGAAGGACGATTTACGGCCATGGCCAACAATGTTGCCAAGGGCGATTTCGTCGTCATTGAGTTTGGACACAATGATGGTGGAGGTCTGAGTACCGACAACGGACGATCAGTCTGCGGTGTTGTCAACAACGATTACAGCACTACTTGCCAGACCACTTACAA CGGCGTCCAGGAAACCGTCCAGACCTACTACACCTACCTTGTCAACGCGGCGAAAGTTTTCCAAAGCAAAGGTGCCATTGTGATCATCGCCAGCCCAACGACCAGGAACGTCTGGGAAGGTGGCAATTATGCCTACACTCCCAGCCGCTTCGTTGGTTATGCTAAagacgcagcagctgctgttgGGGCCACTTTCGTCGACCATCAGATCTACGTTGCGGAGCTCTATCGCAAAGCGGGATCAGACACCGTGAACTCATACTACCCCAATGATGCTCTGCACACGTCCCCTGCTGGCGCGCAAGTTGTGGCGAGAGCTTTTGTGCTTGCTTTGGATGCGACGAGCAGTGCGTTGAAGCAGTACATCACTCGGAGGTGA
- a CDS encoding uncharacterized protein (MEROPS:MER0011257): MAYKFLPFLLAIFDHTQATRYGNNHVSVRKDEPQVEANFPDPGVKLFSPAFLDEHSVQSGFKNGTTGPTSDETLTDFLSLLDERNDWFHWQPAEYLSEEGRSIDFVYVSQDPQPHTSTDRARIWIQGGVHGDEPAGDQAVLALLGELDSNKTWTTSILEKVDLLLLPRYNPDGEAYFQRLLASNFDPNRDHIKLARQQTRDIKKTFSKFDPHVAVDLHEYSARLQLLSHGEVYVPQADARFSAAKNLNIHPDISALSEKLYAPAIASNLEANGLRWEPYAAIGPGRKPNETISFVEAESDAKIGRNAMGLIQAVSFLCETRGIGIADQEFARRTYSGLSMLESIVQTTADHASEVLETITKSVEDFVQSKEHIVLTDHAVKTQNNWTFIELDSGDLAEVLIDFSSTTPTRANLTRPRPEAYLIPRTWAELAEKLRVSGLEVETLPDAFHGTVEALTIETSKFVEPVSYYEGAIPVRVTTNSTMREISLPKGSFRISTRQKNAALAFAALEPEVIDSYVSVNIIPLEEGDEYPIFRVL; the protein is encoded by the exons ATGGCATACAAATTCTTGCCCTTCCTTCTGGCTATATTCGACCACACTCAAGCGACCCGATATGGCAACAATCATGTCAGCGTCAGAAAGGATGAGCCACAAGTAGAGGCGAACTTTCCGGATCCTGGGGTAAAGCTGTTTTCACCAGCCTTTTTAGACGAACATAGCGTCCAATCTGGGTTCAAGAATGGCACTACGGGACCTACGAGCGATGAAACATTGACAGATTTCTTGTCACTGCTAGACGAAAGGAATGACTGGTTTCACTGGCAACCAGCCGAATATCTTTCGGAAGAAGGGAGATCAATCGACTTCGTCTATGTCTCTCAAGATCCCCAACCCCATACTTCGACCGACAGAGCTCGAATCTGGATCCAGGGTGGCGTGCACGGGGACGAGCCCGCCGGAGATCAAGCTGTGCTTGCACTGCTGGGTGAATTGGACTCGAACAAAACGTGGACTACCTCTATTTTGGAgaaagtagacctactacttctaccaAGATACAACCCAGACGGCGAGGCGTATTTCCAACGACTGCTGGCTTCGAACTTCGATCCAAATCGCGACCACATCAAACTTGCAAGGCAACAAACTCGAGATATCAAGAAGACTTTCAGCAAATTCGACCCACACGTCGCTGTGGACCTTCACGAGTATTCTGCGAGACTGCAGTTACTTTCCCATGGAGAAGTCTATGTCCCACAAGCAGATGCAAGATTCAGCGCGGCGAAGAATCTTAACATCCATCCCGACATAAGCGCCTTGTCTGAGAAGCTCTACGCGCCAGCTATAGCGTCGAATCTTGAAGCTAATGGCCTGAGATGGGAGCCGTATGCTGCAATAGGGCCTGGTCGGAAACCCAACGAAACGATATCATTTGTGGAGGCTGAAAGCGATGCAAAGATTGGGCGTAATGCGATGGGACTGATTCAG GCAGTTTCATTCCTCTGCGAAACACGAGGAATCGGTATCGCTGACCAGGAGTTCGCGCGGCGCACCTACAGCGGACTGAGTATGCTGGAGAGCATCGTGCAGACCACAGCAGACCACGCCTCTGAAGTCCTAGAAACGATCACGAAGAGCGTCGAAGACTTCGTCCAAAGCAAGGAGCACATCGTGCTCACAGACCATGCAGTGAAAACACAAAACAACTGGACCTTCATAGAGCTCGATAGCGGAGATTTGGCTGAAGTCCTGATTGACTTTTCCTCAACTACACCTACACGAGCGAACCTCACAAGGCCGAGACCCGAAGCGTATCTCATTCCTCGAACATGGGCTGAACTTGCTGAGAAGCTGCGGGTATCCGGACTCGAAGTTGAGACGCTGCCGGACGCGTTTCACGGGACTGTTGAGGCTCTGACGATAGAGACGTCGAAGTTCGTGGAGCCAGTGTCGTACTATGAGGGTGCAATTCCAGTCAGAGTGACAACAAATTCCACTATGAGGGAAATTTCGCTTCCGAAGGGGAGCTTTCGAATTAGCACGAGGCAGAAGAATGCTGCCCTTGCGTTTGCTGCTCTGGAGCCAGAGGTCATTGATTCGTACGTCAGTGTCAACATCATACCGCTTGAAGAAGGAGACGAATATCCCATATTCAGAGTGCTGTGA